One Vibrio penaeicida DNA segment encodes these proteins:
- the pmbA gene encoding metalloprotease PmbA, protein MDVKAQIAQQKLELEEAVSKALEIATGTADAAEVAISKSTGISVSTRMCEVENVEFNSDGALGITVYRGQRKGSASTSDLSEKAIQQTVMAALDIANYTSEDPCAGPAPKELMVKEIPDLDLFHPDVPEPDQAAKLAIAAEEAALSYSDKIKQSDGASYDSHYGLKVYGNSHGLLASYASSRHSMSCCVIGTGENGDMERDYNYTVSRRKEDLWSPETVGLKAAEKTISRLDAQRLPTGKMPVMFAADVATGLIGHLVMAISGGNLYRKSSFLLDKLGDQILPSWFNIHEKPHVLRGLASSPFDNEGVFTQDKQIITDGVLSTYLLTSYAARKMNMTPTGHAGGIHNWFVESTGQNFEAMLKELGTGFLVTELMGQGVNSVTGDYSRGAAGFYVENGEVKYPVSEVTIAGNLVDMYQQIVAVGSDVETRSQIQTGSILIESMKIAGE, encoded by the coding sequence ATGGACGTAAAAGCGCAAATCGCACAACAAAAGTTGGAATTAGAGGAAGCTGTCAGCAAAGCATTGGAAATTGCGACAGGAACGGCAGACGCTGCTGAAGTCGCTATTAGCAAAAGCACTGGTATCAGCGTATCAACTCGCATGTGTGAAGTTGAAAATGTCGAATTTAATAGTGACGGTGCTTTAGGCATCACTGTGTATCGTGGCCAGCGTAAAGGCAGCGCCTCGACTTCTGATCTGAGTGAAAAAGCAATCCAACAGACAGTGATGGCAGCGCTCGATATCGCAAACTACACATCTGAAGATCCTTGTGCGGGCCCTGCACCGAAAGAACTGATGGTTAAGGAAATCCCTGATTTGGATCTTTTCCACCCAGATGTACCGGAACCAGACCAAGCAGCTAAGCTTGCCATTGCAGCCGAAGAAGCGGCACTCAGTTACAGTGACAAAATCAAGCAGAGTGACGGTGCAAGCTACGATAGTCATTATGGCTTAAAAGTGTATGGCAACAGCCACGGTTTACTGGCGAGTTATGCGTCGAGCCGACACAGCATGAGCTGTTGTGTGATTGGTACGGGTGAAAATGGCGATATGGAGCGTGATTACAACTACACTGTTTCACGTCGAAAAGAAGATTTATGGTCACCTGAAACGGTTGGCTTAAAAGCGGCTGAAAAGACTATAAGCCGTTTAGATGCACAGCGTTTACCCACTGGGAAAATGCCCGTCATGTTTGCTGCGGATGTCGCAACTGGCTTGATCGGTCATCTTGTGATGGCTATCAGCGGCGGAAATCTCTACAGAAAATCTTCATTCTTGCTGGACAAGTTAGGCGACCAGATCCTGCCATCTTGGTTTAATATTCACGAAAAGCCGCACGTGCTTCGTGGTTTGGCTTCCAGTCCATTTGATAACGAAGGTGTCTTTACCCAAGACAAACAAATCATTACGGATGGCGTTCTATCTACTTACCTACTAACGAGCTATGCAGCGCGCAAAATGAACATGACACCAACGGGGCACGCTGGTGGTATTCATAACTGGTTTGTGGAATCTACTGGTCAAAACTTTGAAGCCATGCTTAAAGAGCTTGGTACTGGCTTTCTAGTTACAGAACTTATGGGACAAGGTGTGAACTCTGTAACGGGTGATTACTCTCGCGGTGCGGCTGGTTTTTATGTCGAGAACGGAGAAGTGAAATACCCAGTATCAGAAGTCACAATTGCTGGAAACCTCGTGGATATGTATCAGCAAATTGTTGCCGTGGGTAGTGATGTGGAAACACGCTCTCAGATTCAGACGGGCTCTATATTAATTGAATCTATGAAGATTGCAGGCGAGTAG
- the yjgA gene encoding ribosome biogenesis factor YjgA: protein MARKNQKAPWEEEEEIIWVSKSEMKQDMEELQKLGEELVELKPAVLEKFPLSEDLRDAIADAQRFKNEAKRRQLQYIGKLMRTEDPEPIQAALDKVRNKHSQATAELHKLEQLRDRVIEEGDSAIADVLERFPSADRQRLRQLSRQAKREKQNNKPPKSSREIFQTLKVLFEETE, encoded by the coding sequence ATGGCACGTAAAAACCAAAAAGCGCCGTGGGAAGAGGAAGAAGAAATCATCTGGGTAAGTAAATCCGAGATGAAGCAGGATATGGAAGAACTGCAGAAGCTAGGTGAAGAACTGGTGGAACTAAAACCAGCGGTGTTGGAAAAATTTCCACTCAGTGAAGATCTGCGAGACGCCATCGCAGACGCGCAACGTTTCAAAAATGAAGCCAAACGTCGTCAGCTTCAGTACATTGGAAAACTGATGCGTACAGAAGATCCAGAGCCTATTCAAGCCGCATTGGATAAAGTTCGCAACAAGCACTCCCAAGCCACTGCGGAATTGCATAAATTGGAGCAATTGAGAGATCGCGTTATAGAAGAAGGTGATAGCGCGATTGCGGACGTGTTAGAGCGATTCCCATCAGCAGACAGGCAGCGCTTACGTCAGCTTTCTCGTCAGGCAAAAAGGGAAAAACAAAACAACAAACCGCCGAAATCCTCTAGAGAGATTTTCCAAACTCTAAAAGTGCTTTTCGAAGAGACAGAGTAG
- a CDS encoding carbon-nitrogen hydrolase family protein has protein sequence MRVGLIQMTSNALPQHNLNVIERGVESLVEQGAELISTPENALVFGGRDEYHTVAEKLGEGLLQQAFQNLAQTYGIWLHIGSFPIQQAKGVTTTSLLYSPQGECVAHYDKLHLFDVDVADKQGSYRESDTFAYGNKISLVDTPSATLGLTICYDLRFPSLFSELRNQGADIIFVPAAFTAVTGQAHWETLLRARAIETQCFIIAANQGGTHECGRETWGHSMVVSPWGEVIATLEQESGTLLVELDLEQLASIRKNMPLIEHNRFSNVMKKEPIK, from the coding sequence ATGCGAGTAGGACTGATTCAAATGACGTCAAATGCTTTGCCTCAACATAACTTAAATGTGATTGAGAGAGGCGTCGAATCTTTGGTCGAACAAGGGGCTGAGCTGATTTCCACCCCAGAAAATGCACTTGTATTTGGCGGTCGAGATGAGTATCACACCGTTGCCGAAAAGCTTGGTGAGGGTTTGCTTCAACAGGCTTTTCAAAACTTAGCTCAAACCTATGGTATCTGGCTTCATATTGGCAGTTTTCCAATTCAACAAGCCAAAGGAGTCACGACAACGTCATTGCTTTATAGCCCGCAAGGTGAATGCGTTGCCCATTACGACAAACTTCACCTATTTGATGTGGACGTCGCAGATAAGCAGGGGAGCTATCGCGAATCCGATACTTTTGCCTACGGCAACAAGATTTCGCTAGTTGATACACCCTCTGCTACACTTGGTCTAACAATTTGTTATGACTTAAGATTTCCTTCTCTATTTAGCGAACTTAGAAACCAAGGTGCGGATATTATATTTGTACCAGCCGCATTCACTGCCGTCACCGGTCAGGCGCACTGGGAAACTCTGTTAAGAGCGAGAGCCATTGAAACTCAGTGCTTTATCATTGCCGCAAACCAAGGCGGAACACATGAATGTGGGCGTGAAACCTGGGGGCACTCAATGGTGGTAAGCCCTTGGGGTGAAGTCATCGCTACATTGGAACAAGAATCAGGAACATTATTGGTAGAGCTGGACTTAGAACAGCTTGCCTCAATCAGAAAGAATATGCCGTTGATAGAGCACAATCGCTTTAGCAACGTAATGAAGAAAGAGCCGATCAAATGA
- a CDS encoding DNA cytosine methyltransferase, translating to MKLTVASFFSGAGGLDLGFEKAGFHIPFANEYDKQIWDTYEHNHPSTELDRRSIVNIESEEVPDCDGIIGGPPCQSWSEAGSKRGIDDHRGQLFYEFIRILTDKRPKFFLAENVSGMLAPRHKQALENIKETFREAGYDLHFKLMNAADYDVPQDRKRVIFIGFRSDLNIDYHFPEPHEYKPSLKDCLKDLDGLAVPAIAKSKPNPEVAIPNHEYMTGGFSSMFMSRNRVRTWDEPSFTIQAGGRHAPLHPSAPKMQKVETDKFVFVDGHEYRRLSVRECARIQGFPDSFEFLYKDLGAGYKMIGNAVAVNFAAAIAESIKEALAKAGAIGKSQAA from the coding sequence ATGAAATTAACGGTCGCTTCTTTTTTCAGTGGAGCTGGTGGTTTAGATCTTGGCTTTGAAAAAGCGGGATTCCACATCCCTTTCGCCAATGAGTACGATAAGCAAATCTGGGATACGTACGAGCATAATCACCCATCCACTGAGCTGGATCGTCGAAGTATCGTTAATATTGAAAGCGAAGAAGTACCAGACTGCGATGGCATAATTGGTGGTCCACCATGCCAAAGCTGGAGTGAAGCGGGCAGTAAGCGTGGAATAGACGATCACCGCGGGCAGTTGTTCTACGAGTTCATTCGCATTCTTACCGATAAAAGGCCGAAATTTTTTCTAGCAGAAAACGTGAGTGGGATGCTGGCGCCAAGGCATAAACAAGCACTCGAAAACATAAAAGAAACGTTCCGAGAAGCAGGGTACGATCTTCATTTTAAGTTGATGAATGCTGCAGATTACGATGTTCCCCAGGATAGAAAGCGGGTGATATTCATCGGCTTTCGCTCCGATCTCAATATCGATTATCATTTTCCTGAACCACACGAATATAAGCCAAGTTTAAAAGATTGCCTGAAAGATTTAGACGGATTAGCCGTCCCTGCTATAGCAAAGTCCAAGCCTAATCCAGAGGTTGCAATTCCTAATCATGAATACATGACGGGAGGCTTTTCAAGCATGTTTATGAGTCGAAACCGAGTACGTACTTGGGATGAGCCCTCATTTACGATTCAAGCGGGTGGACGCCATGCACCGTTGCATCCTAGTGCACCGAAAATGCAGAAAGTCGAAACCGACAAATTTGTCTTTGTGGATGGGCACGAATACCGTCGTTTAAGTGTTCGAGAATGCGCTCGAATCCAAGGTTTTCCGGACAGCTTTGAATTTCTTTACAAGGATCTTGGGGCGGGCTACAAAATGATTGGCAATGCAGTGGCGGTGAATTTTGCTGCGGCTATTGCTGAAAGTATTAAAGAGGCATTGGCTAAAGCAGGAGCGATTGGTAAATCTCAAGCAGCGTAA
- the tldD gene encoding metalloprotease TldD: MTINQIEQELLAPTGLTEKDLAETLGLIASRDVDYADLYFQSSWHESLVLEDSIIKDGSFNIDRGVGVRAITGEKTGFAYSDQIDLNGLKQSAIAARGIASQGQTGSVKAFSRSQAPEFYRSVNPLESLQKQQKIELLKQLDAYIRTKEPLIQEVSVSISGVYEQMLVAATDGTYAGDIRPLVRLSISVLAKKGDRRERGSSGGGGRYGYEFFLQEEGGRKRAFDFADEAIRQAMVNLEADAAPAGTMPVVLGAGWPGVLLHEAVGHGLEGDFNRKASSVFSGKVGEQVTSKHCTIVDDGTLPDLRGSLNVDDEGVAGKYNTLIENGVLKGYMQDKHNAHLMGVAPTGNGRRESYAHLPMPRMTNTYMLAGEHSPEEIISTVKNGLYAPNFGGGQVDITSGKFVFSTSEAYLIEDGKVTRPVKGATLIGSGIEAMQQVSMVGNDLALDRGVGVCGKAGQSVPVGVGQPTLKLDSITVGGTE, translated from the coding sequence ATGACAATAAATCAAATTGAACAAGAATTACTGGCACCTACGGGTCTCACTGAGAAAGATCTTGCTGAGACATTAGGTCTGATTGCCAGCCGAGATGTGGATTATGCGGATCTGTACTTTCAGTCAAGCTGGCATGAATCTCTGGTTCTGGAAGACAGTATTATTAAAGATGGCTCTTTTAATATTGACCGTGGTGTGGGTGTTCGTGCTATCACGGGAGAGAAAACGGGTTTTGCATACTCCGATCAAATCGATCTTAACGGGTTAAAGCAAAGTGCCATTGCCGCTCGCGGTATTGCATCCCAAGGTCAAACGGGTTCAGTTAAAGCGTTCTCTCGCAGTCAGGCTCCAGAATTCTACCGTTCAGTTAATCCGCTAGAAAGCTTGCAGAAGCAGCAAAAAATAGAATTATTGAAGCAGCTCGATGCATACATTCGTACTAAAGAACCTTTGATACAAGAAGTTTCTGTAAGCATCAGTGGCGTCTATGAGCAGATGCTGGTTGCTGCAACGGATGGTACTTATGCCGGCGATATACGACCTCTTGTCCGATTGTCTATCAGTGTATTGGCGAAGAAAGGCGATCGCCGAGAGCGTGGCAGTTCTGGCGGTGGTGGTCGATATGGCTATGAATTCTTCTTGCAAGAAGAAGGCGGTCGAAAGCGTGCTTTTGATTTTGCGGATGAAGCCATTCGCCAAGCTATGGTTAACTTAGAAGCGGACGCAGCTCCTGCTGGTACTATGCCCGTTGTTTTGGGTGCAGGCTGGCCTGGCGTTCTATTGCATGAAGCGGTTGGTCATGGATTAGAAGGTGATTTTAACCGAAAAGCGTCCTCTGTGTTTTCAGGTAAAGTAGGTGAACAAGTCACATCAAAACATTGCACCATTGTTGATGATGGAACCTTACCAGACCTGCGTGGTTCATTGAATGTTGATGACGAAGGTGTCGCTGGAAAATACAACACTCTTATTGAGAATGGTGTCTTAAAAGGCTACATGCAAGATAAGCACAATGCCCATTTAATGGGGGTTGCGCCAACAGGTAATGGTCGTCGTGAATCATACGCGCACCTTCCAATGCCTCGTATGACTAATACTTACATGCTGGCTGGCGAACATTCTCCTGAAGAAATCATCTCAACGGTGAAAAACGGTCTTTACGCCCCTAACTTTGGTGGGGGACAAGTGGATATTACTTCGGGTAAATTTGTATTCTCAACATCAGAAGCGTATTTGATTGAAGACGGTAAGGTTACTCGACCTGTTAAAGGTGCAACTCTTATTGGTTCAGGCATCGAAGCGATGCAACAGGTATCGATGGTAGGTAACGATCTTGCCTTAGATCGTGGCGTTGGTGTCTGTGGTAAAGCTGGACAAAGCGTGCCAGTCGGTGTCGGTCAACCAACACTGAAACTGGACTCCATCACTGTTGGTGGTACCGAGTAA